A window of the Thalassospira indica genome harbors these coding sequences:
- a CDS encoding metallophosphoesterase: MLLFHVFVGLACLYVLVRHVRYLAWPRWAKVGFAVLLVIGAQHHLYSRIAFGSMFLPEFPQPIVVAINVLFGVVFFLVWFQLAYDLIGLVLRWVIVRRKLYAPVMLRTIMSFAAIALACFGVNQAMRVPEIKEMDVIIRDLPDGFDGYRMVQLTDLHISKLYDRPWVAEVVEKTNALEADLIVITGDLIDGELPLRYDDVQPLHDLVAPDGVITIPGNHEYYFGYENWMRHFGGLNMLALENDHIVLGRGDDQLTIAGVTDLRADRTNRPEPDVAKALEGRPENAPVILLDHQPKMARDAAPLGVDLQLSGHTHGGMVWGFDNIVAMLNGGFVSGMYDIEGMQLYVNNGTAQWPGFAIRVGVPGELTVITLRKG, from the coding sequence GTGCTTCTGTTTCACGTCTTTGTCGGCCTGGCTTGTTTGTATGTGTTGGTGCGTCATGTGCGTTATCTGGCATGGCCGCGTTGGGCCAAGGTTGGCTTTGCCGTTCTTCTGGTTATCGGGGCACAGCATCACCTGTATTCGCGCATCGCCTTTGGCAGCATGTTCCTGCCGGAATTCCCGCAGCCGATTGTTGTGGCGATCAACGTGTTGTTTGGCGTGGTGTTCTTCCTCGTGTGGTTCCAACTTGCCTACGACCTGATCGGCTTGGTGCTGCGCTGGGTGATCGTGCGTCGCAAACTGTACGCGCCTGTCATGCTGCGCACCATCATGTCCTTTGCCGCCATCGCACTTGCCTGCTTTGGCGTTAATCAGGCGATGCGTGTCCCCGAAATCAAGGAAATGGATGTCATCATTCGCGACCTGCCGGACGGGTTTGATGGCTATCGCATGGTCCAGCTCACCGACCTTCACATCAGCAAGCTTTATGACCGCCCCTGGGTGGCCGAGGTGGTTGAAAAAACCAACGCCCTTGAAGCCGACCTGATCGTGATCACGGGCGATCTGATCGATGGTGAATTGCCGCTGCGCTATGATGATGTGCAGCCGCTTCATGATCTTGTCGCCCCTGATGGTGTCATCACCATTCCGGGCAACCATGAATATTATTTCGGCTATGAAAACTGGATGCGCCATTTTGGCGGGCTCAACATGCTGGCTCTTGAAAACGATCATATCGTGCTCGGTCGCGGCGACGATCAACTGACCATTGCCGGGGTCACAGACCTTCGCGCGGATCGCACCAACCGCCCCGAACCCGATGTCGCCAAGGCGCTTGAAGGCCGCCCGGAAAACGCCCCCGTGATCTTGCTTGATCATCAACCGAAAATGGCCCGTGATGCCGCACCCTTGGGTGTCGATCTGCAACTTTCCGGCCATACCCATGGCGGCATGGTATGGGGCTTTGACAATATCGTTGCCATGCTCAATGGCGGCTTTGTATCGGGCATGTATGACATCGAGGGCATGCAGCTTTACGTCAATAACGGCACCGCCCAATGGCCGGGCTTCGCGATCCGGGTCGGTGTGCCCGGCGAACTCACCGTGATCACGCTTCGCAAGGGCTAG
- a CDS encoding aspartate aminotransferase family protein: MSRNDDSAFWESANNHLIRYGSPFDPAIIERAKGSYVYDADGRAILDFTSGQMSAVLGHGHPRIVETVQRQVETVAHLFSSMLTRPVVELAERLAALAPGLEKVLFLSTGAESNEAAIRMAKLVTGKHEIVAFSKSWHGMTGVAASATYSAGRKGYGPAAVGSFAIPAPNAFRPRFKHPDGSLDWQTELDDAFELLDAQSTGNLAAFVAEPILSSGGILELPKGYLAALKKKCEERGMLLILDEAQTGIGRTGDMFAFQRDGVTPDILTLSKTIGAGLPLSAVMTTPEIEQAAYEKGFLFYTTHVSDPLPAAVGLTVLDVVRDEKLVARASQMGAQLFEGLSAIKDQYPCVGDVRGRGLLLGMEIIKETGNREPDHDMGAAIMAEAFKRGLSMNIVKMPGMGGVFRIAPPLTISSEELDQGISIIGDAVKACVAR; encoded by the coding sequence ATGTCACGCAATGACGATAGCGCCTTTTGGGAAAGCGCAAACAATCATCTGATCCGCTATGGCAGCCCGTTTGATCCGGCGATCATTGAACGCGCCAAGGGATCATATGTTTATGATGCCGATGGCCGCGCGATCCTTGATTTTACCTCCGGGCAAATGTCAGCGGTTCTGGGCCATGGTCACCCGCGCATTGTCGAGACCGTGCAGCGGCAGGTCGAAACCGTCGCACATTTGTTTAGCAGCATGCTGACCCGCCCGGTGGTGGAGCTGGCCGAGCGGCTGGCAGCCCTTGCACCGGGGCTGGAAAAGGTTTTGTTCCTGTCAACCGGGGCTGAGAGCAACGAAGCAGCCATTCGCATGGCCAAACTTGTCACCGGCAAGCATGAGATCGTGGCGTTTTCCAAAAGCTGGCACGGCATGACCGGGGTCGCGGCATCGGCGACCTATAGTGCGGGACGCAAGGGATATGGCCCAGCGGCGGTCGGATCATTCGCCATCCCGGCACCCAATGCGTTTCGCCCGCGCTTCAAACATCCGGATGGGTCGCTTGATTGGCAGACGGAGCTTGATGATGCGTTTGAGCTTCTGGATGCGCAATCGACGGGCAATCTGGCGGCGTTCGTCGCCGAGCCGATCTTATCGAGCGGCGGGATCCTTGAACTGCCGAAAGGTTACCTCGCCGCGCTTAAGAAGAAATGCGAAGAGCGCGGGATGCTGTTGATTTTGGATGAGGCGCAAACCGGCATCGGGCGCACCGGCGACATGTTTGCGTTTCAGCGTGACGGCGTCACACCCGATATCCTGACATTGTCCAAAACCATCGGGGCGGGATTGCCGTTATCGGCCGTCATGACCACGCCGGAAATTGAGCAGGCCGCCTATGAAAAGGGGTTCCTGTTTTACACCACCCACGTGTCCGACCCCCTGCCCGCCGCGGTTGGTTTGACGGTGCTGGATGTGGTGCGCGACGAAAAGCTGGTCGCACGCGCAAGCCAGATGGGCGCGCAACTGTTTGAAGGGTTGTCCGCGATCAAGGATCAGTACCCTTGCGTCGGGGATGTGCGCGGGCGCGGGTTGCTTTTGGGGATGGAGATCATCAAGGAGACCGGTAATCGCGAACCCGATCACGATATGGGGGCGGCCATCATGGCAGAGGCGTTCAAGCGCGGGCTGAGCATGAACATCGTCAAGATGCCGGGAATGGGCGGCGTGTTCCGCATTGCCCCGCCACTGACGATCAGTTCCGAGGAACTTGATCAAGGCATTTCGATCATTGGTGATGCCGTGAAGGCGTGCGTTGCACGCTAG